One Hevea brasiliensis isolate MT/VB/25A 57/8 chromosome 5, ASM3005281v1, whole genome shotgun sequence genomic region harbors:
- the LOC110653584 gene encoding uncharacterized protein LOC110653584: MSSYAKFLKEILSNKRKLEDYETITLIEKCSAILQNKLSPKLKDPEGFSIPYLISNMNIDKALCDLGASMSLMPLSTCQKLNVGELRPTTISLQLANRRRYSDTHYIGKAFFGNRQSYHRRKNGQLTLKVGEKEVELNLFRAMKYKFDPNEYLTVNIIDKLIEEEF, translated from the exons ATGTCATCCTATGCCAAGTTCTTGAAGGAAATCCTTTCCAATAAGAGAAAGTTGGAGGATTATGAGACTATTACTTTAATAGAGAAATGCAGTGCCATTTTGCAAAACAAGCTATCTCCAAAACTCAAGGACCCTGAAGGCTTTTCTATACCTTATCTCATCAGCAACATGAacatagacaaggccctctgtgaTCTTGGTGCTAGTATGAGTCTGATGCCCCTATCAACATGCCAAAAGCTGAATGTTGGAGAGCTTAGACCAACTACCATCTCATTACAATTGGCAAATAG AAGAAGATATTCAGATACCCATTATATTGGGAAGGCCTTTTTTGGCAATCGCCAGAGCTATCATAGACGTAAAAATGGGCAGTTAACTCTCAAAGTAGGAGAAAAGGAAGTAGAACTCAACCTGTTCAGAGCAATGAAATATAAATTTGATCCTAATGAATACTTGACGGTTAACATAATAGATAAGCTAATTGAAGAGGAATTCTGA